One Helianthus annuus cultivar XRQ/B chromosome 7, HanXRQr2.0-SUNRISE, whole genome shotgun sequence genomic region harbors:
- the LOC110867633 gene encoding YTH domain-containing protein ECT4 isoform X2 codes for MAAVAPPADQAADLLKNLSLDQSKTLEGSEAANKPSVDSEVNGNGQSQPVDRSLTPVIPDFMDPAVAYFPSAYPSPGYYYGGYDGATNDYSRLMNPDGVDMSQGVYGENGSLMYPGYGYAPYGPYSPAGSPVPTTSHDGQLYGTQHYQYPSPYFQPVTPPSAPPKGDFTRSAAGGQPSFTVDTTAKENTGAAPVRPVTNPNPVFGSNGSYGSGSQNGFQDPVYRFDGAHSPIPWLDSTMYYNGQPRSNTSSVALSNNNGFASKNQNSPRPMSAINTASGYMNRAYPNKLYGQYQGAYGSGFGYGSNSYGSQNRQGWLTLDNKYRSRGRGNGFFNYNNENSDGLNELNRGPRARITKNQKVPTRVTITIKGQNDNLPETVEKDTVCAVPDREQYNHADFPETYTDAKFFIIKSYSEDDVHKSVKYNVWSSTQNGNKKLDAAYHEAQQKPEKCPVFLFFSVNTSGQFVGVAEMVGPVDFNKSLDYWQQDKWVGYFPVKWHIIKDVPNSMLKHIILEYNENKPVTNSRDTQEVKLEQGLQMIKVFKDHSSKQCILDDFEFYEERQKRIQEKKAKQQLQKQAWEEKPTLVEKNKEEVSAPDLVKEEVKLTENVSFDKAI; via the exons ATGGCTGCCGTTGCTCCTCCTGCAGATC AAGCTGCCGATTTGCTGAAGAATTTATCGTTGGATCAATCGAAAACGTTAGAAGGCTCGGAGGCCGCTAACAAG CCCTCGGTTGACTCAGAGGTCAATGGGAATGGTCAAAGTCAACCTGTTGATAGGTCTCTTACGCCGGTGATTCCTGATTTTATGGATCCAGCAGTGGCTTATTTTCCTAGTGCATATCCTTCTCCTGGTTATTACTATGGAG GTTATGATGGGGCTACTAATGACTACTCAAGGTTAATGAACCCTGATGGAGTTGATATGTCTCaa GGTGTTTACGGGGAAAACGGGTCATTAATGTATCCTGGTTACGGTTATGCACCGTATGGCCCATATTCTCCTGCTGGTTCACCCGTTCCAACTACGAGTCATGATGGTCAACTCTACGGAACCCAACATTACCAATACCCGAGCCCGTACTTTCAACCCGTGACTCCGCCCAGTGCCCCGCCTAAAGGTGATTTCACCAGATCTGCAGCTGGCGGTCAACCGTCATTCACTGTAGACACAACCGCTAAGGAGAACACCGGTGCTGCACCGGTCAGACCAGTAACAAACCCGAATCCAGTTTTTGGTTCAAATGGATCGTATGGCAGCGGTTCGCAAAACGGGTTTCAGGATCCAGTATACAGGTTTGACGGGGCCCATTCTCCGATACCATGGTTAGACAGTACGATGTATTATAATGGACAGCCTAGAAGCAATACCAGTTCTGTTGCTTTGTCGAATAATAACGGTTTTGCATCGAAGAATCAAAAC AGTCCAAGACCAATGTCGGCCATAAATACAGCAAGTGGATATATGAACAGAGCGTATCCAAACAAGTTATACGGGCAGTACCAGGGAGCATACGGGTCGGGTTTTGGATATGGATCCAATTCTTACGGGTCACAAAACAGGCAGGGTTGGTTAACCCTTGATAACAAGTACAGGTCTAGAGGACGAGGCAACGGTTTCTTTAATTATAACAATGAAAACAGTGATGGGCTGAATGAGCTAAATCGGGGCCCAAGAGCCCGGATCACCAAGAACCAAAAGGTCCCAACACGAGTCACTATAACCATCAAGGGGCAAAATGATAATTTGCCAGAGACTGTCGAAAAAGATACGGTGTGTGCTGTTCCAGATAGAGAGCAATACAACCACGCGGACTTTCCGGAAACTTATACAGATGCGaagttttttattattaaatcATATAGTGAAGACGATGTTCATAAAAGCGTCAAGTACAATGTATGGTCCAGTACGCAAAATGGAAATAAAAAACTCGATGCTGCGTATCATGAAGCCCAACAGAAACCCGAAAAATGCccagtttttcttttcttttca GTCAATACAAGCGGTCAATTTGTTGGTGTTGCGGAAATGGTAGGCCCGGTTGACTTCAACAAAAGCTTGGACTACTGGCAACAAGACAAATGGGTCGGTTATTTTCCGGTTAAGTGGCATATTATTAAAGATGTACCGAACAGTATGTTGAAGCATATTATTCTCGAATACAATGAGAATAAGCCTGTAACTAATAGCAGGGACACCCAAGAG GTGAAGTTAGAGCAGGGATTGCAGATGATTAAAGTATTCAAAGATCATTCTAGCAAGCAGTGCATATTAGATGATTTCGAGTTTTACGAAGAACGACAAAAGagaattcaagaaaagaaagcaaaacaaCAGCTTCAGAAACAA GCATGGGAAGAAAAACCAACATTAGTTGAGAAAAACAAAGAGGAGGTTTCTGCACCAGATTTGGTAAAAGAAGAAGTCAAACTTACTGAAAATGTATCATTTGATAAAGCAATATGA
- the LOC110867633 gene encoding YTH domain-containing protein ECT4 isoform X1 has product MAAVAPPADQAADLLKNLSLDQSKTLEGSEAANKPSVDSEVNGNGQSQPVDRSLTPVIPDFMDPAVAYFPSAYPSPGYYYGGYDGATNDYSRLMNPDGVDMSQGVYGENGSLMYPGYGYAPYGPYSPAGSPVPTTSHDGQLYGTQHYQYPSPYFQPVTPPSAPPKGDFTRSAAGGQPSFTVDTTAKENTGAAPVRPVTNPNPVFGSNGSYGSGSQNGFQDPVYRFDGAHSPIPWLDSTMYYNGQPRSNTSSVALSNNNGFASKNQNVGSHSHLVSPRPMSAINTASGYMNRAYPNKLYGQYQGAYGSGFGYGSNSYGSQNRQGWLTLDNKYRSRGRGNGFFNYNNENSDGLNELNRGPRARITKNQKVPTRVTITIKGQNDNLPETVEKDTVCAVPDREQYNHADFPETYTDAKFFIIKSYSEDDVHKSVKYNVWSSTQNGNKKLDAAYHEAQQKPEKCPVFLFFSVNTSGQFVGVAEMVGPVDFNKSLDYWQQDKWVGYFPVKWHIIKDVPNSMLKHIILEYNENKPVTNSRDTQEVKLEQGLQMIKVFKDHSSKQCILDDFEFYEERQKRIQEKKAKQQLQKQAWEEKPTLVEKNKEEVSAPDLVKEEVKLTENVSFDKAI; this is encoded by the exons ATGGCTGCCGTTGCTCCTCCTGCAGATC AAGCTGCCGATTTGCTGAAGAATTTATCGTTGGATCAATCGAAAACGTTAGAAGGCTCGGAGGCCGCTAACAAG CCCTCGGTTGACTCAGAGGTCAATGGGAATGGTCAAAGTCAACCTGTTGATAGGTCTCTTACGCCGGTGATTCCTGATTTTATGGATCCAGCAGTGGCTTATTTTCCTAGTGCATATCCTTCTCCTGGTTATTACTATGGAG GTTATGATGGGGCTACTAATGACTACTCAAGGTTAATGAACCCTGATGGAGTTGATATGTCTCaa GGTGTTTACGGGGAAAACGGGTCATTAATGTATCCTGGTTACGGTTATGCACCGTATGGCCCATATTCTCCTGCTGGTTCACCCGTTCCAACTACGAGTCATGATGGTCAACTCTACGGAACCCAACATTACCAATACCCGAGCCCGTACTTTCAACCCGTGACTCCGCCCAGTGCCCCGCCTAAAGGTGATTTCACCAGATCTGCAGCTGGCGGTCAACCGTCATTCACTGTAGACACAACCGCTAAGGAGAACACCGGTGCTGCACCGGTCAGACCAGTAACAAACCCGAATCCAGTTTTTGGTTCAAATGGATCGTATGGCAGCGGTTCGCAAAACGGGTTTCAGGATCCAGTATACAGGTTTGACGGGGCCCATTCTCCGATACCATGGTTAGACAGTACGATGTATTATAATGGACAGCCTAGAAGCAATACCAGTTCTGTTGCTTTGTCGAATAATAACGGTTTTGCATCGAAGAATCAAAACGTCGGTTCTCATTCTCATCTTGTG AGTCCAAGACCAATGTCGGCCATAAATACAGCAAGTGGATATATGAACAGAGCGTATCCAAACAAGTTATACGGGCAGTACCAGGGAGCATACGGGTCGGGTTTTGGATATGGATCCAATTCTTACGGGTCACAAAACAGGCAGGGTTGGTTAACCCTTGATAACAAGTACAGGTCTAGAGGACGAGGCAACGGTTTCTTTAATTATAACAATGAAAACAGTGATGGGCTGAATGAGCTAAATCGGGGCCCAAGAGCCCGGATCACCAAGAACCAAAAGGTCCCAACACGAGTCACTATAACCATCAAGGGGCAAAATGATAATTTGCCAGAGACTGTCGAAAAAGATACGGTGTGTGCTGTTCCAGATAGAGAGCAATACAACCACGCGGACTTTCCGGAAACTTATACAGATGCGaagttttttattattaaatcATATAGTGAAGACGATGTTCATAAAAGCGTCAAGTACAATGTATGGTCCAGTACGCAAAATGGAAATAAAAAACTCGATGCTGCGTATCATGAAGCCCAACAGAAACCCGAAAAATGCccagtttttcttttcttttca GTCAATACAAGCGGTCAATTTGTTGGTGTTGCGGAAATGGTAGGCCCGGTTGACTTCAACAAAAGCTTGGACTACTGGCAACAAGACAAATGGGTCGGTTATTTTCCGGTTAAGTGGCATATTATTAAAGATGTACCGAACAGTATGTTGAAGCATATTATTCTCGAATACAATGAGAATAAGCCTGTAACTAATAGCAGGGACACCCAAGAG GTGAAGTTAGAGCAGGGATTGCAGATGATTAAAGTATTCAAAGATCATTCTAGCAAGCAGTGCATATTAGATGATTTCGAGTTTTACGAAGAACGACAAAAGagaattcaagaaaagaaagcaaaacaaCAGCTTCAGAAACAA GCATGGGAAGAAAAACCAACATTAGTTGAGAAAAACAAAGAGGAGGTTTCTGCACCAGATTTGGTAAAAGAAGAAGTCAAACTTACTGAAAATGTATCATTTGATAAAGCAATATGA
- the LOC110867631 gene encoding YTH domain-containing protein ECT4 yields MAAVIPPAADDTAALLKNLSLEISDPVKKLSVDTGNGQIKPSNKVVTPLTLDVMDPSLAYYPNGYPSTAYYYGGYDGTAIDWDDLAHSVYGYGYAPYGTYSQHYQYPNAYIQSPTPTGGSYPAPVTASTVIDQSPLATGTTKGRVGNGVGLKGNTGPALMKPTAYQNSVYKTYGSYGTGAQNGHDLQAKNNGVASKTQNHLMGPNSASGMYTSTEYMDKVYANKFYGQYGNYYGSCYGYGTNGYDFQNNGRGWLSVDNKLKPRVRANGYFGYNNDSIDGLNELNRGPRSRTTKPITTAVKGQNVALSSTDGIKEESKEVKEVNATPDREQYNKTEFPETYSDAKFFIIKSYSEDDVHKSIKYNVCASTQNGNKKLDSAYREAQQKSEACPIFLFFSVNTSGQFVGVAEMVGAVDFNKSLEYWQQDKWIGCFPVKWHIVKDLPNGLLKHIILEYNENKPVTNSRDTQEVKLAQGLQMIKIFKEHSSKQCILDDFEFYEDRQKKIQQKKAKQQQFKKQSWEGKLVTEKKIKDIENEVLKSDDGSDSVTEVKLASNVQDVAAEPKEVEVVVNGAANAC; encoded by the exons ATGGCCGCCGTTATTCCTCCTGCAGCAGATG ATACTGCTGCTTTGTTGAAGAACTTATCTTTGGAAATTTCTGATCCTGTTAAGAAA CTTTCTGTAGACACTGGGAATGGTCAGATAAAACCTAGCAATAAGGTTGTAACCCCTTTGACTTTAGATGTTATGGATCCGTCGTTGGCTTATTATCCCAACGGTTATCCTTCGACTGCGTATTACTATGGAG GTTATGATGGGACTGCGATCGATTGGGATGATTTGGCTCAT AGTGTTTATGGTTACGGGTATGCACCGTATGGAACTTATTCTCAACATTACCAATACCCTAATGCGTATATCCAATCACCGACTCCAACGGGTGGTTCATACCCTGCTCCTGTGACCGCTTCGACAGTCATTGACCAGTCGCCTTTAGCCACAGGCACAACTAAAGGACGTGTTGGAAACGGTGTGGGTTTAAAGGGAAACACCGGTCCTGCACTTATGAAGCCAACAGCTTATCAGAACTCAGTCTATAAGACCTACGGTTCATATGGAACGGGGGCACAAAATGGTCATGACTTGCAAGCTAAAAACAACGGTGTTGCATCCAAAACCCAGAATCATCTCATG GGACCAAATTCAGCTTCCGGTATGTACACATCAACTGAATATATGGATAAAGTGTATGCAAACAAGTTTTATGGTCAGTATGGTAACTACTATGGATCTTGTTATGGTTACGGAACCAATGGTTATGATTTTCAGAATAACGGGCGTGGGTGGTTAAGCGTTGATAACAAGCTCAAGCCTAGAGTACGAGCTAACGGTTACTTTGGGTACAACAATGACAGCATCGATGGTCTTAATGAGCTTAACAGGGGTCCCAGGTCTAGAACCACTAAGCCAATTACTACAGCCGTTAAGGGTCAAAATGTCGCTTTGTCGTCTACTGATGGTATTAAAGAGGAGTCAAAAGAAGTCAAAGAGGTCAACGCCACACCGGATAGAGAGCAATACAACAAGACAGAGTTTCCTGAAACTTATTCAGATGCTAAGTTTTTTATAATCAAGTCTTATAGTGAAGATGATGTTCATAAGAGCATTAAGTATAATGTTTGTGCTAGTACGCAAAACGGAAACAAGAAACTCGACTCTGCATACCGTGAGGCTCAACAGAAATCGGAAGCATGTcctatttttctttttttctcg GTTAATACAAGCGGACAATTTGTGGGGGTAGCGGAAATGGTAGGGGCGGTTGATTTTAACAAAAGTCTGGAGTATTGGCAGCAAGATAAATGGATCGGTTGCTTTCCTGTAAAGTGGCATATTGTTAAAGATTTACCAAACGGCTTGTTGAAGCACATTATTCTTGAATACAACGAGAATAAACCTGTTACCAATAGCAGGGATACCcaagag GTAAAATTGGCGCAAGGGTTGCAGATGATTAAGATTTTCAAAGAACATTCTAGCAAGCAATGCATTTTAGACGACTTCGAGTTTTACGAGGATCGCCAGAAGAAAATTCAACAAAAGAAGGCGAAGCAGCAACAGTTTAAGAAACAG TCATGGGAAGGTAAACTCGTTACTGAAAAGAAGATTAAAGACATTGAAAACGAGGTCTTGAAATCAGATGATGGGTCAGATTCTGTCACGGAGGTCAAACTTGCTAGTAATGTGCAAGACGTTGCAGCCGAACCTAAAGAGGTGGAGGTTGTGGTAAATGGGGCTGCGAATGCTTGCTGA